A genomic region of Catalinimonas niigatensis contains the following coding sequences:
- a CDS encoding DUF2254 domain-containing protein codes for MFRKAAKISTNRLVKLYLSIISSIAFYPTILALGLFGLSLLTLYIDNGSPDQLLGMDVTIKNILDPDSARSLLGAIAGGMISLMVFSFSMVMVILSQTSSSYSPRLLPNLVGRRHHQIVLGFYLGTIAYTFVILSSIQSRMYPFGVPSLSVITNAALSFVCLGLFISFINNVSQNIQIGNIIRDIHLNTLKGITYEIENEVYIPPHQLPDMSAWFAVPSPFSGYLNGIDYASIAKVARGLDITLKVCVPIGRYVNQRDIILLLSRSVSEEECGKLFRQIVFLHQENVSQNYVYGFKQLSEIATKALSPGINDPGTALQALDRLSDLFIVRTQLSGYKIKTDKQEKLRVVSEPIYFRDLLYFCLGTIMNYAAGDLPVNHKLIQVLGAIARNDDEGRHTDIILSMLDDLVTHFMNEFSTHSDKYSLSKQASQIIRQYPGHPTSVAISHKITETLASRVG; via the coding sequence ATGTTCAGAAAAGCCGCTAAAATCTCTACTAACCGCTTGGTTAAGCTCTATTTGAGCATCATCTCAAGTATTGCTTTCTACCCCACTATTCTTGCTTTGGGTCTCTTTGGCTTGTCGCTGCTGACCCTCTATATTGACAATGGTTCACCTGACCAGTTGCTGGGTATGGATGTCACCATTAAGAATATCCTTGACCCCGATAGTGCACGTTCACTTTTAGGAGCTATTGCCGGAGGAATGATTTCGCTAATGGTCTTCAGCTTCTCTATGGTGATGGTGATCCTGAGTCAGACTTCTTCCAGTTACTCACCCCGGCTCCTGCCCAATCTGGTAGGAAGAAGGCATCATCAGATTGTACTGGGCTTTTACCTCGGCACAATCGCCTACACTTTTGTCATCCTTTCCAGTATACAGTCCAGGATGTACCCCTTTGGCGTACCCAGTCTGTCTGTCATCACCAATGCTGCCCTTAGTTTTGTTTGCCTGGGTTTGTTTATTTCGTTTATCAACAATGTTTCGCAAAATATACAGATAGGCAATATCATCAGGGATATTCATCTCAATACGCTGAAAGGCATAACATACGAAATAGAGAATGAAGTATATATTCCCCCTCATCAATTGCCTGATATGAGCGCGTGGTTTGCTGTGCCCAGTCCATTTTCAGGTTATCTCAACGGTATAGATTATGCTTCTATTGCCAAAGTAGCCCGGGGTTTGGATATTACCCTAAAAGTATGCGTACCTATCGGTCGATATGTAAATCAGCGCGACATCATATTACTCCTCAGCCGGTCGGTGAGCGAAGAGGAATGCGGTAAGCTGTTTCGCCAGATCGTATTTCTCCATCAGGAAAATGTAAGCCAGAATTATGTATACGGTTTCAAACAACTTAGCGAAATCGCTACCAAGGCTTTGAGTCCTGGTATCAATGATCCGGGAACGGCACTCCAGGCGCTGGATCGGCTGTCCGACTTATTTATAGTTCGCACGCAGCTATCCGGATATAAAATCAAAACCGATAAACAGGAAAAATTAAGAGTAGTTTCAGAGCCGATATATTTTCGTGACCTTTTATATTTTTGTCTGGGTACGATCATGAATTACGCAGCTGGCGATTTGCCAGTCAATCACAAACTGATACAAGTGCTTGGTGCGATTGCCCGTAATGATGATGAGGGCAGGCATACGGACATTATTTTATCTATGCTGGATGACCTGGTCACGCATTTTATGAATGAGTTTAGTACTCATTCAGACAAATATTCATTGAGCAAACAGGCAAGTCAGATCATCAGGCAGTATCCCGGGCATCCTACAAGCGTGGCGATCAGCCATAAAATAACAGAAACACTGGCCTCCCGTGTTGGCTGA